A single genomic interval of Bacteroidota bacterium harbors:
- a CDS encoding ABC transporter ATP-binding protein — MADETIRTTELSKIYKEKSKQPVNALNGLNLSVQRGEIFGLLGRNGAGKTTLLRVLTTLIEPTGGSASVMGFDVRSHGAEVRNRICAVLQENALEQFLSVRDNLTTYARFHSVPAHEREARAQRVLDQFGLTEHRNKKAMDLSGGLKRRLQVAKVFMVDKPIVFLDEATTGMDPINKRAVLESIRKQADEGRTIVLTTHILQEAEELCNTIALIHEGRIIASGSVATIKALATSVFELSITFESMNDELLAQLKSLSPVRFEQTGNLVELCINRVDGTVLDTIAQLSRISPITHLEINGGTLEDAFVELLGVSREDTSWK, encoded by the coding sequence ATGGCAGACGAAACAATCCGTACAACCGAACTCTCCAAAATCTACAAAGAAAAGTCGAAACAACCAGTCAATGCTCTGAACGGATTGAACCTCTCCGTGCAACGAGGCGAGATATTCGGTTTACTTGGGAGAAACGGAGCCGGAAAAACAACCCTGCTCCGAGTTCTTACCACGCTGATCGAACCGACTGGCGGCTCAGCAAGTGTCATGGGATTCGATGTGCGGTCACACGGAGCTGAGGTCAGGAATCGTATCTGTGCCGTGTTGCAAGAAAACGCGCTTGAACAATTTCTTTCCGTGAGAGATAATCTGACAACCTATGCGCGGTTTCATTCCGTACCCGCGCATGAACGTGAAGCGCGGGCGCAACGCGTGCTCGACCAATTCGGGCTGACGGAACACAGGAACAAGAAGGCAATGGACCTCAGCGGTGGATTGAAGCGTCGCTTGCAGGTTGCAAAAGTGTTTATGGTGGACAAGCCGATCGTGTTTCTTGACGAGGCGACAACCGGAATGGACCCCATCAACAAACGGGCGGTACTGGAATCCATACGCAAGCAAGCGGATGAAGGACGAACGATTGTGTTGACAACACACATCCTTCAGGAGGCCGAAGAACTGTGCAACACTATCGCCCTTATTCATGAAGGAAGAATCATTGCCAGCGGCAGCGTCGCAACCATCAAAGCGCTTGCGACAAGCGTGTTTGAATTAAGTATTACGTTCGAATCAATGAACGATGAGCTGCTCGCTCAACTCAAATCGCTTTCGCCTGTCCGGTTCGAGCAGACGGGAAATCTCGTCGAGTTATGCATCAACCGCGTTGATGGAACCGTGCTTGACACGATTGCGCAGCTTTCACGGATCTCGCCCATCACGCATCTTGAGATTAACGGTGGAACGCTGGAAGATGCATTCGTCGAGCTGCTTGGCGTTTCGCGGGAGGATACATCATGGAAATGA
- a CDS encoding N(4)-(beta-N-acetylglucosaminyl)-L-asparaginase gives MSTTRREFLKRASAAGVGALAVSAIPESIISQTQSAVKPVAISSGNGIPAVTKAIEMIRSGSDALDAVIAGVNIVENDPNDTSVGYGGLPNEEGVVELDAAVMHGPTHRAGAVASIRNIKNPSKVARLVMERTDHVLIVGEGALRFARAHGFVEENLLTDRARQEWLKWKENLSTKDDWLPPHTPDDKDIGSLFEPFFRNTGTIHCGAIDLKGNISCVTTTSGLAYKIPGRVGDSPIIGAGLYCDNDVGSAGSTGRGEANLINCSSVMVVEFMRQGKSPEQACLDVCKRITEHNKMRRLKRDDGKPDFNVNFYAINKKGEFGGAAIWQGPEFAFHDGTSAKLLDCAYLYKK, from the coding sequence ATGTCCACAACACGACGAGAATTTCTCAAACGCGCTTCGGCAGCAGGTGTCGGGGCGCTTGCTGTTTCCGCCATTCCCGAATCCATCATTTCTCAAACACAGTCTGCTGTAAAACCGGTTGCCATTTCCAGCGGCAACGGAATCCCCGCTGTTACAAAGGCGATAGAGATGATTCGTTCCGGCTCCGACGCGCTGGACGCAGTGATCGCGGGCGTCAACATCGTGGAAAACGATCCGAACGACACCAGCGTCGGGTACGGAGGCTTGCCGAACGAAGAAGGCGTTGTCGAGCTCGATGCCGCCGTGATGCACGGCCCGACGCATCGCGCCGGTGCGGTTGCCTCCATCCGCAACATCAAGAATCCATCGAAAGTCGCAAGGCTTGTCATGGAGCGGACTGATCATGTGCTGATCGTGGGCGAGGGCGCGCTCCGCTTTGCACGGGCACATGGATTTGTCGAGGAGAATTTATTGACCGACCGGGCGCGTCAGGAGTGGCTGAAATGGAAAGAAAATCTCTCAACAAAAGATGACTGGCTTCCGCCACATACTCCCGATGATAAGGATATCGGTTCGTTGTTCGAGCCGTTCTTCCGCAATACCGGTACGATTCATTGCGGCGCCATCGACCTCAAGGGCAACATTTCCTGCGTTACGACAACAAGCGGACTCGCGTACAAGATTCCCGGCCGCGTCGGCGATTCGCCGATTATCGGAGCGGGATTGTATTGTGACAACGACGTCGGATCGGCGGGCTCAACGGGGCGAGGAGAAGCGAATCTGATTAATTGCAGCAGTGTGATGGTTGTCGAGTTCATGCGGCAGGGCAAGTCACCCGAGCAGGCGTGCCTTGATGTATGCAAACGTATCACTGAACATAACAAGATGCGCCGCCTGAAGCGCGACGACGGCAAACCGGATTTCAATGTCAACTTCTATGCGATCAACAAAAAGGGAGAGTTCGGAGGAGCCGCAATTTGGCAGGGGCCGGAGTTCGCCTTCCACGACGGAACTTCAGCCAAGTTGCTCGATTGCGCGTATTTGTACAAGAAGTGA
- a CDS encoding PQQ-dependent sugar dehydrogenase encodes MKKLVCSILGGILVPLHISFAQEFALDTLSQSPAIAAPVSMAFAPGESVRFFFTEKNSGRIRVFENGVVRPAPFAKLAVTNVGEQGMFGIAIHPRYPDSPFVYVQYTREGDRANVVVRLRDSSGYGLDPRLIVLAQRVKIATDNNGGSLHFGPDGKLYCSFGDFGTILNAQDTSTVNILGKILRLNPDGTLPADNPFGKRPFWSLGHRNTVDFTFDPLTGKMYGTDAGPTCNNEVNYIPAGANLGWPKEGNCMYSDNSNYLRPLHYVSDNPAFTGIAVYRATAFPRLDGHLLFAGNNPGTIWSAQLATSGDSLISSSIAEFFSSSSGFRDIEIGTDGNIYATSGPASPGLLLRLRPAPPSFISSPVVEAVQDVPYTYAPQFGGTPPRLSIVTGPDGMIVDSTQWIVHWNPTNQQALQQTHTVVLRAENGAGSIEQHFKISVENVNDPPSSFGLGSPSADTTFVYGVGENSTALFSWLPSLDPDLDTIHYTVQLDTVATFDSPALRNVVAGTDVSLGFQLPRVSRSYYWRVRATDGKEAVFSNDVRRFTVSIPVVLQEPGKSEDEQVEAAVLEQNFPNPFNPTTNIVYTIPKGGYVRLAVFNLLGQEVARLFEGVQSAGTYEVTFNKEELPTGIYFYRIQAPGFAETRKMIIAK; translated from the coding sequence ATGAAGAAGTTGGTATGCTCCATTCTGGGCGGCATCCTTGTACCTCTTCACATATCTTTTGCTCAAGAATTCGCGCTGGATACACTCTCGCAGAGTCCGGCTATTGCTGCTCCCGTCAGCATGGCGTTTGCGCCGGGCGAATCCGTACGCTTTTTCTTCACCGAAAAGAATTCCGGAAGAATCAGGGTTTTCGAAAACGGCGTTGTGCGCCCCGCTCCGTTCGCAAAGCTCGCTGTGACCAATGTTGGCGAGCAGGGCATGTTCGGTATTGCAATTCATCCCCGGTATCCCGATTCACCGTTTGTGTATGTTCAATACACGCGGGAGGGCGACAGGGCGAATGTGGTCGTGCGTCTCCGAGATTCCAGCGGCTACGGTCTAGATCCACGACTGATTGTGCTTGCACAGCGCGTGAAGATTGCGACGGACAACAATGGCGGCAGTCTGCATTTCGGCCCCGACGGAAAACTCTACTGCTCGTTCGGCGACTTCGGTACAATTTTGAACGCGCAGGACACAAGCACGGTCAATATTCTCGGAAAAATTCTACGCCTCAATCCGGACGGAACTCTCCCCGCGGACAATCCTTTCGGGAAGAGACCGTTCTGGTCACTGGGTCATCGCAACACCGTTGACTTTACATTCGATCCGCTCACAGGGAAAATGTACGGTACGGATGCGGGGCCGACCTGCAACAATGAAGTGAACTACATACCTGCTGGTGCGAATCTTGGCTGGCCAAAAGAAGGGAATTGCATGTACTCGGACAATTCCAACTATCTCCGCCCTCTGCATTATGTTTCTGACAATCCGGCCTTCACGGGCATTGCCGTGTATCGGGCGACGGCGTTCCCAAGATTAGACGGTCATCTCCTGTTCGCAGGAAATAATCCGGGTACAATCTGGTCTGCACAACTTGCCACGTCGGGTGACTCACTCATTTCCAGTTCGATTGCAGAGTTCTTTTCAAGCAGTTCGGGGTTCAGAGATATTGAGATTGGAACGGACGGGAACATCTACGCAACAAGCGGGCCCGCATCACCGGGACTTTTGTTGCGCCTACGTCCCGCTCCTCCCTCTTTCATAAGTTCTCCCGTGGTCGAGGCGGTGCAGGATGTTCCGTACACGTACGCGCCGCAATTCGGCGGAACGCCACCCCGGCTCTCAATCGTCACCGGACCTGACGGGATGATTGTTGATTCCACACAGTGGATTGTTCATTGGAATCCCACCAATCAACAGGCGTTGCAGCAAACACACACCGTTGTTCTGCGGGCTGAAAACGGAGCGGGTAGTATCGAACAGCATTTCAAGATTAGCGTCGAAAACGTGAATGATCCGCCGTCAAGTTTCGGACTGGGATCGCCATCAGCCGACACAACGTTTGTTTATGGCGTAGGGGAAAATTCCACCGCGTTGTTCTCGTGGTTGCCTTCTTTGGATCCCGACCTTGATACGATTCACTATACCGTACAGTTGGATACCGTCGCGACGTTCGACAGTCCCGCATTGCGCAATGTCGTTGCAGGCACGGACGTTTCGCTGGGTTTCCAGCTTCCGCGTGTGTCGAGAAGCTACTACTGGCGAGTTCGGGCAACAGACGGTAAGGAGGCGGTGTTCAGCAACGATGTGCGACGATTCACCGTATCGATCCCCGTTGTACTTCAGGAACCCGGTAAGTCGGAAGATGAGCAAGTTGAAGCGGCGGTTCTTGAACAGAACTTCCCTAATCCGTTCAATCCCACAACCAATATCGTGTACACGATCCCGAAAGGCGGGTATGTTCGTCTTGCCGTGTTCAATCTGCTCGGACAGGAAGTAGCGCGCCTTTTTGAGGGCGTGCAAAGCGCCGGAACATATGAGGTGACGTTCAACAAGGAAGAACTTCCTACGGGCATCTACTTCTATCGCATTCAGGCGCCGGGGTTCGCGGAAACGCGCAAGATGATCATTGCGAAATAA
- a CDS encoding serine/threonine-protein phosphatase, which yields MNQHRLHRTIESLTEKKFRTDDQLLNHVLASIIQNDEIPIRGGRIWKLDASAGTYRLIHQYGDVEPIKKNFGLRIANYPMFLQLARKQTVVANETDKYLRQRGIKLYSATGIGEKVPWKGHSLYPYVIGFNAEYMKQDEAYALNIIGKVLTAALKNKRIEVKAAALEKDLDKAREIQRSILPGHEMRFHSYEMYGVSLPERIVGGDFFDYLQASGDKDRIGVVIGDAASKGLSAAAQALYVSGALRMAVEYQTKMDTFISRINQLVNRTFTTEHFLSMVYLELMANDKGLIFYVNAGHSNPILLRDKTDEIELLPATGQILGPFPNEKYKTDFTFMKKGDIILLYTDGITDAANEKSEMYGEQRLIHVLKENRFRSPKEICQLILEDVQLHNKLVEYSDDKTVVVVKRVK from the coding sequence ATGAACCAACACAGACTCCATCGAACAATAGAAAGTCTTACAGAAAAGAAATTCAGAACGGATGATCAACTGCTGAATCATGTTCTTGCAAGCATCATCCAGAATGATGAAATCCCGATCCGCGGCGGACGAATCTGGAAACTTGACGCGTCAGCCGGAACCTACCGCCTGATCCATCAGTACGGCGATGTGGAGCCTATTAAGAAGAATTTCGGGCTTCGCATTGCCAACTACCCCATGTTTCTTCAGTTGGCGCGCAAGCAAACAGTCGTTGCGAACGAAACGGACAAGTATCTTCGCCAGAGGGGCATCAAGCTGTATTCCGCGACGGGTATCGGTGAAAAAGTTCCGTGGAAGGGACACAGCCTCTACCCGTATGTCATCGGTTTCAATGCCGAGTACATGAAACAGGACGAGGCGTACGCGCTGAACATTATCGGCAAGGTTCTCACCGCCGCACTCAAGAACAAGAGGATTGAAGTCAAAGCCGCCGCACTCGAAAAAGACCTGGACAAGGCGAGGGAGATCCAGCGCAGCATCCTGCCCGGACATGAAATGCGCTTTCACAGTTATGAAATGTACGGCGTTTCGCTTCCCGAACGGATTGTCGGAGGAGATTTTTTTGATTACCTGCAGGCATCCGGTGATAAAGACAGAATCGGAGTTGTTATAGGCGATGCGGCAAGCAAGGGACTTTCGGCTGCGGCCCAGGCACTGTACGTCTCAGGCGCGCTCCGCATGGCGGTTGAATATCAAACCAAGATGGACACGTTCATCAGCAGAATTAACCAGCTTGTCAACAGAACGTTTACGACCGAGCATTTTCTGTCTATGGTCTATCTTGAATTGATGGCAAATGACAAGGGGCTCATCTTCTACGTCAATGCAGGCCACAGCAATCCTATCCTTCTGCGCGACAAGACCGACGAAATTGAACTTCTGCCGGCAACGGGTCAGATTTTAGGTCCGTTCCCGAACGAGAAGTATAAGACGGATTTCACGTTCATGAAGAAGGGCGACATTATTCTTCTCTACACAGACGGCATCACGGACGCAGCGAATGAGAAGAGTGAAATGTACGGAGAGCAACGGCTGATTCATGTTCTCAAGGAGAACCGGTTCAGATCGCCGAAGGAAATCTGCCAGTTGATTTTAGAAGACGTCCAGCTTCATAACAAGCTGGTGGAATATTCAGACGACAAGACTGTGGTTGTTGTGAAGCGTGTCAAGTAG
- a CDS encoding DUF1684 domain-containing protein encodes MAIGKVMFAFVMLTIMLTGCGQKEARQLLTPEDSLAIVQDNMNHRREVDGFFRDSPDSPFQRDTTIEYTGIQWFPINPRFRGRSVLHRYENPETVVVMGTKGEERKNLRYGYFEFDVPDETGSATTIRINAYKFTPYDKRRYELFRNNLSVWFTDNTTGKETYGVGRYVEVGEEHPDPDFVYSIDLNKAYNPYCAYSDMFSCAIPRKEDRINIALRVGEVNYHH; translated from the coding sequence ATGGCTATCGGAAAGGTCATGTTTGCATTCGTGATGTTGACCATTATGCTGACCGGCTGCGGCCAGAAAGAGGCCCGGCAGTTACTGACGCCGGAAGACAGTCTTGCCATCGTTCAGGACAACATGAATCACCGGCGGGAAGTTGACGGCTTCTTCCGCGATAGCCCCGACTCGCCGTTTCAAAGAGATACAACCATCGAGTATACAGGGATACAATGGTTCCCAATTAACCCCCGTTTCAGAGGCCGGTCCGTATTGCACAGGTACGAGAATCCCGAAACTGTTGTCGTGATGGGCACGAAAGGGGAAGAGAGGAAAAATCTCCGCTACGGATATTTCGAGTTTGATGTCCCTGATGAAACAGGTAGTGCAACCACGATTCGCATCAATGCGTATAAATTCACGCCGTATGACAAAAGGCGCTACGAATTGTTCAGAAACAACCTGAGTGTCTGGTTTACGGACAACACAACAGGAAAAGAAACCTACGGTGTCGGAAGATATGTGGAAGTGGGAGAGGAACACCCCGACCCGGATTTTGTGTACTCAATCGATTTGAACAAGGCCTACAATCCGTACTGCGCCTACAGCGACATGTTTTCCTGTGCAATACCAAGAAAGGAAGACCGGATTAACATCGCGCTGCGTGTCGGCGAAGTGAACTACCACCACTGA
- a CDS encoding DinB family protein produces the protein MNAEIKEIIWRQFGAAIDMLENAIDACPESLWGKKIGFHEFWYIAFHSVFYLDLYLAETDKGFLPPPPFTLDELDERGLLPDRIYTKQQLKEYLTHGRAKCRSVILSMTEDQAKRRCGFDWLDLSVSEVLLYNMRHVQHHAAQLNLLLSRAIGSAPRWVRRTELGIE, from the coding sequence GTGAATGCAGAAATAAAAGAGATCATTTGGCGCCAGTTTGGTGCTGCGATTGATATGTTGGAGAATGCAATTGATGCCTGCCCCGAATCCCTCTGGGGCAAGAAAATCGGATTTCATGAGTTCTGGTATATCGCTTTTCATTCGGTGTTCTATTTGGATCTCTATTTGGCAGAAACTGATAAAGGATTTCTTCCGCCGCCACCCTTTACGCTGGATGAGTTGGATGAACGAGGGTTGCTCCCCGATCGCATCTACACAAAACAACAACTCAAAGAATATCTAACACATGGTCGGGCGAAATGCCGTTCCGTCATTCTCTCAATGACCGAAGATCAAGCGAAAAGGCGGTGCGGCTTTGATTGGCTTGACTTATCTGTGTCTGAAGTGCTGTTGTACAATATGCGTCACGTTCAACATCATGCAGCTCAATTGAATTTACTTTTGAGTAGAGCAATCGGGTCGGCTCCTCGTTGGGTTCGCAGGACAGAACTTGGGATCGAATAG
- a CDS encoding DUF2442 domain-containing protein, translating into MSTLEVKVEPRVIDLSFTSDSLKVVLADGREVSAPLEWFPRLRDANERQRKNWRIIGRGIGIHWEDVDEDISVKSLLAAN; encoded by the coding sequence ATGAGTACTTTAGAAGTAAAGGTTGAACCACGAGTCATAGATTTGTCTTTTACATCTGACTCGCTGAAAGTCGTTCTGGCGGATGGCAGGGAAGTCTCTGCTCCGTTGGAATGGTTTCCCCGGTTACGTGATGCAAACGAACGACAGCGAAAGAACTGGCGTATCATTGGAAGGGGAATCGGCATTCATTGGGAAGATGTGGACGAGGATATTTCTGTAAAGAGTCTGCTCGCCGCAAATTAG
- a CDS encoding DUF4160 domain-containing protein, with amino-acid sequence MPTILRIKGYRFFFFSREGDEPSHIHVEQAERYAKFWLNPIQLAESEGFRSGEISELRTLVQENRTLFEERWNEYFRSKG; translated from the coding sequence GTGCCAACAATACTACGGATAAAAGGGTACAGGTTCTTCTTCTTCAGCCGTGAAGGGGACGAGCCTTCACACATACATGTTGAGCAGGCAGAACGGTACGCAAAATTCTGGTTGAATCCGATTCAGTTGGCAGAATCGGAGGGATTTCGTAGTGGCGAGATTTCAGAACTGAGAACATTGGTTCAGGAAAACAGGACTCTATTTGAGGAGAGATGGAATGAGTACTTTAGAAGTAAAGGTTGA
- a CDS encoding GNAT family N-acetyltransferase, whose amino-acid sequence MRVARLIASDLPRYRELMLHAYATAPDAFTSTAEERAAEPDSWWLNRITDPSGQSQAFGAFHENLLVGTVTVEFELKPKTRHKAKLIGMFVHESSRGQGAGAMLVQAALTAAGSRPGVRVVTLTVTEGNAPAVGLYERYGFRQFGVEPMAIATPEGFRSKVHMWLPVGESDAA is encoded by the coding sequence ATGCGCGTTGCACGGCTCATCGCATCGGATTTGCCGCGCTACCGCGAGTTGATGCTTCACGCGTACGCCACTGCCCCGGATGCTTTCACTTCCACCGCAGAAGAGCGCGCCGCGGAACCGGACTCTTGGTGGCTCAATCGTATTACTGATCCAAGCGGCCAAAGCCAAGCCTTCGGTGCCTTCCACGAGAATTTACTCGTTGGTACCGTAACGGTCGAGTTCGAGCTCAAGCCCAAGACACGGCACAAGGCCAAGCTCATCGGCATGTTCGTTCACGAGTCCAGTCGCGGCCAAGGTGCCGGAGCCATGCTTGTTCAAGCCGCTCTAACCGCAGCCGGGTCTCGTCCCGGGGTTCGCGTGGTCACACTCACCGTCACGGAAGGCAATGCGCCGGCGGTCGGTCTTTATGAGCGTTATGGCTTCCGGCAGTTCGGCGTCGAGCCAATGGCCATCGCTACACCGGAGGGCTTCAGGTCCAAGGTGCATATGTGGCTGCCCGTTGGAGAATCCGATGCGGCCTAA
- a CDS encoding DUF2157 domain-containing protein: MNSETLNSLHSGGLITDAQKAFLSRIHDKSLFSLYYELRSMLYLGVLLFTAGLGVIIYQNIDTIGHQAIIGALTLLMIVCFGYAAKRKPPYSNGEVESPGSLYEYVLLLGCLLFAIIVGYIQFQYEIFGTRWQLSALLPAVAFLVLAYSFDHRGVLSLGIAGLASWLGLTVSPVELMKEGIFRSEGLIYTGLLFGIVVCAAALLLDRAGIKRHFTFTSLALGSNILFIACLAAVFTLHPSIVYFLLLALFCTAGILYARKEQSFLFLLLSCVYGYIGLTYMLSDFLHQAFSLFFYFVVSCGAVIYFIFHYKKFLARR; the protein is encoded by the coding sequence ATGAATTCGGAAACGCTCAACTCCCTGCATTCCGGGGGACTCATCACAGACGCGCAGAAAGCGTTCCTCTCGCGCATCCATGACAAATCCCTCTTCTCCCTCTACTACGAGCTGAGAAGCATGCTCTACCTCGGGGTGCTGCTCTTCACCGCCGGGCTTGGAGTCATCATCTACCAGAACATTGACACGATCGGCCATCAGGCAATCATCGGCGCGCTGACTCTTTTGATGATCGTCTGTTTCGGGTACGCCGCAAAGCGAAAGCCTCCCTACTCCAACGGCGAAGTGGAAAGCCCCGGTTCTTTGTATGAGTATGTTCTCTTGTTGGGATGTCTGCTCTTCGCCATCATCGTCGGCTACATCCAATTCCAGTATGAAATCTTCGGAACAAGGTGGCAGTTGAGCGCGTTACTTCCCGCGGTAGCGTTTCTCGTTCTCGCATATTCGTTTGATCATCGGGGAGTTCTCTCGTTAGGCATTGCCGGACTCGCATCATGGCTCGGCCTGACCGTCTCGCCGGTGGAATTGATGAAAGAGGGAATTTTCCGCTCCGAAGGACTTATCTACACCGGATTGTTATTCGGCATTGTGGTTTGTGCGGCGGCGCTGCTGCTCGACCGCGCAGGCATCAAGAGACATTTCACATTCACTTCCTTGGCGCTCGGTTCCAACATTCTTTTCATCGCCTGCCTCGCTGCTGTCTTCACGCTCCATCCAAGCATCGTGTACTTTTTGCTTCTCGCGCTGTTCTGCACAGCGGGGATTCTCTACGCACGCAAAGAGCAATCGTTTCTTTTCCTCCTTCTTTCCTGCGTGTACGGATACATCGGCCTCACGTACATGTTGTCGGATTTCCTTCATCAAGCATTCAGTCTCTTCTTCTATTTCGTTGTGTCGTGCGGGGCCGTTATCTATTTCATTTTCCATTACAAGAAATTCCTGGCACGGCGATGA
- a CDS encoding HPF/RaiA family ribosome-associated protein — protein MHIQVNTDRHVDGSITLTKLVEDTIKSTLDRFSTRVTRVEVHLGDENSHKTVGDDKRCLMEARLAGLQPIAVKHQAPTLELAIDGAAAKLERAIDSKLGKLAKR, from the coding sequence ATGCACATTCAGGTCAATACAGACAGACACGTTGACGGCAGCATCACACTGACCAAGCTTGTCGAAGATACCATCAAGAGTACGCTTGATCGTTTCAGCACGAGGGTGACCCGCGTTGAAGTTCACCTCGGTGACGAGAACAGCCACAAAACCGTCGGCGACGACAAACGATGCTTGATGGAAGCCCGGCTCGCCGGACTCCAGCCGATCGCAGTCAAACATCAAGCACCGACGTTGGAGCTGGCGATTGACGGAGCCGCAGCCAAGCTCGAGCGCGCCATCGACAGCAAACTCGGGAAACTCGCCAAGCGGTAG
- the nrfH gene encoding cytochrome c nitrite reductase small subunit codes for MNIKRLLGLLLIALPGIVIGLSAYTFYYAKGYSYLMDDPKACINCHVMRDNFIAWEVSSHRSVSCNGCHVPDGPITKYYVKAENGFRHSYVFTFENPQIFRLAPIGQRTVEANCIRCHVSTVSNISHGVSDTGMRCFDCHKGVGHAF; via the coding sequence ATGAATATCAAGCGGCTTCTGGGACTCTTGCTTATTGCTCTTCCGGGGATTGTGATTGGATTGAGCGCGTACACCTTTTACTACGCGAAGGGGTATTCCTATCTGATGGATGATCCGAAGGCGTGCATCAACTGCCATGTGATGCGCGATAATTTCATTGCGTGGGAAGTTTCGAGCCATCGTTCGGTAAGCTGCAACGGCTGTCACGTCCCCGACGGCCCCATCACAAAATACTACGTAAAGGCGGAGAACGGCTTCCGGCATTCGTATGTCTTCACGTTCGAAAATCCCCAGATTTTCCGGCTTGCCCCCATCGGACAGCGGACTGTCGAAGCGAACTGCATCCGATGCCATGTCAGCACCGTCTCGAACATCTCGCACGGTGTCAGCGACACAGGTATGCGTTGTTTCGATTGCCACAAAGGTGTGGGACACGCGTTTTGA
- a CDS encoding ammonia-forming cytochrome c nitrite reductase subunit c552 encodes MNTRTKRWLTFGGSILVTILVAALLINIFERQQEGRLTYMRIVEIPPGEPDPDAWKVNFPREYEAYMRTVRTSEMDEYSKWGRYGGSEAFSKLEKHPDYRRLFAGYPFSVEYREERGHMNALKDMLASPRLGDEKPGTCMTCKSSQVPAFVEQYGAELFYKTPVKELVEKHGFKHSVVCADCHDSKTMELKVTRIAFKEAMQRRGIDISKASRQEMRSYVCGQCHVEYYFKGPGKYLTFPWDKGVVLDSIEAYYEKEGFSDWTHAESKAPMIKMQHPEFEIWSTGIHARSNVSCADCHMPYRREGAIKVTDHWIRSPLGNLTNACLTCHRQSETEMRERVLQIQDRTYGLMQRSEIAIIAAIDGIKAAMQAGATDEELKAARQLHRKSQMRWDFISAENSMGFHSSQEVARILGDAIDYARQSELEAYKVLATRGTRGQRVSYAAE; translated from the coding sequence ATGAACACTCGTACAAAACGCTGGCTCACATTCGGCGGAAGCATACTTGTCACGATTCTCGTTGCAGCACTCTTGATCAACATCTTTGAGCGGCAACAGGAAGGCAGGCTCACCTACATGCGGATTGTGGAGATTCCGCCTGGCGAACCCGATCCCGATGCATGGAAGGTGAACTTCCCCCGGGAGTACGAGGCATACATGCGAACCGTGCGAACAAGCGAGATGGATGAGTACAGCAAGTGGGGACGCTACGGCGGTTCGGAAGCATTCTCTAAACTCGAAAAGCATCCCGATTATCGCCGCCTGTTTGCGGGATACCCCTTCTCGGTCGAGTACAGGGAAGAACGCGGACACATGAACGCCCTGAAGGATATGCTTGCATCGCCGCGTCTCGGAGATGAGAAGCCCGGAACCTGCATGACGTGCAAAAGCTCGCAAGTGCCGGCGTTCGTCGAGCAGTACGGTGCAGAATTGTTCTACAAGACTCCCGTAAAGGAGTTGGTGGAGAAACACGGCTTCAAGCACTCGGTGGTTTGTGCCGACTGTCATGATTCCAAAACGATGGAGTTGAAGGTGACTCGCATTGCATTCAAGGAAGCAATGCAGCGCCGCGGGATTGACATCTCCAAGGCCTCCCGCCAGGAGATGCGAAGCTATGTGTGCGGGCAGTGCCACGTTGAATACTATTTCAAAGGACCGGGCAAGTACCTTACGTTTCCGTGGGACAAGGGCGTAGTGCTCGACAGCATCGAGGCGTACTATGAGAAGGAAGGCTTCTCCGACTGGACACACGCCGAATCGAAGGCCCCGATGATCAAGATGCAACATCCAGAATTCGAAATCTGGTCGACTGGAATTCACGCCCGCTCCAACGTCAGCTGCGCAGATTGCCACATGCCGTATCGGAGGGAGGGGGCCATCAAGGTGACGGATCATTGGATTCGAAGTCCGCTCGGAAATCTCACAAACGCCTGCCTGACGTGTCACCGCCAAAGCGAAACAGAAATGCGGGAACGTGTTCTGCAAATCCAAGACAGGACATACGGTTTGATGCAGCGCTCTGAGATCGCCATCATTGCGGCTATTGACGGCATCAAGGCCGCGATGCAGGCAGGAGCAACAGACGAAGAATTAAAGGCTGCGCGCCAGTTGCACAGGAAATCCCAAATGCGCTGGGACTTCATCAGCGCGGAAAACAGCATGGGATTTCACAGTTCGCAGGAGGTTGCACGAATTCTCGGGGACGCCATCGACTATGCGCGGCAATCCGAGCTTGAGGCCTACAAAGTACTTGCCACGCGCGGCACGCGCGGGCAGCGAGTTTCATACGCAGCCGAATAA